A genomic region of Actinomycetes bacterium contains the following coding sequences:
- a CDS encoding cysteine desulfurase, whose amino-acid sequence MVDMVDMDHAATTALCDEAREAMEPFLASARVSVAYGNPSGSHSIARAAVRAVDEAREQVAWSLGCRPSEVVFTSGGTEADNHAITGGMPPRPGRPVCSAVEHHAVLEPTRLLGGEVVAVDRLGRVDLTALAHALAACERTDGPTPGVVSVMLANNELGTINDVSAVAEVVRDVLPHAGVHTDAVQAAPWLDVAVLAADADLLSVSAHKLGGPKGTGALVVRDPTPINPLLIGGAQEQERRGGTHNVAGIVGFAAALGAAVSNRCERVRSTAARRDRLAGELTATIEGVMETVGPAVAAGLGLPADRSHLLPGHCHLLVDGVGGEELLLVLEKNGVCASAASSCASGAVGASHVLDAIGLGAVPAASLRLSLGVDTTDEDVEATVAAMSRSVSHIRSIAAAGENAGLR is encoded by the coding sequence ATGGTCGACATGGTCGACATGGACCACGCCGCCACCACGGCGCTCTGCGACGAGGCGCGTGAGGCGATGGAACCGTTCCTCGCGTCGGCGCGCGTGTCAGTGGCGTACGGCAACCCTTCGGGGTCGCACTCGATAGCACGCGCTGCGGTGAGGGCCGTCGACGAGGCCCGCGAACAGGTCGCCTGGTCGCTCGGCTGCCGACCTTCCGAAGTGGTGTTCACCTCCGGCGGAACCGAGGCCGACAACCACGCGATCACAGGTGGCATGCCGCCGCGCCCGGGCCGGCCGGTCTGTTCGGCGGTCGAGCACCACGCGGTGCTGGAGCCGACTCGGTTGCTCGGTGGTGAGGTGGTGGCCGTGGATCGCCTCGGGCGGGTTGACCTGACCGCACTGGCGCACGCGCTGGCAGCCTGCGAGCGCACCGATGGGCCGACGCCCGGCGTCGTGTCGGTGATGCTCGCCAACAACGAGCTCGGCACCATCAACGACGTGTCTGCGGTCGCAGAGGTGGTGCGTGACGTCTTGCCCCATGCAGGTGTGCACACCGACGCGGTGCAGGCGGCCCCCTGGCTGGACGTGGCCGTGCTGGCGGCCGACGCAGACCTGCTGAGCGTTTCTGCCCACAAGCTGGGTGGCCCGAAGGGCACAGGCGCACTGGTCGTGCGAGACCCCACTCCCATCAACCCGCTTCTGATCGGTGGTGCCCAGGAGCAGGAGCGCCGCGGTGGCACCCACAACGTCGCCGGCATCGTGGGCTTCGCTGCCGCGCTCGGTGCCGCCGTCTCCAACCGGTGTGAGCGGGTGCGCTCGACGGCGGCTCGTCGCGACCGACTTGCCGGCGAGCTCACCGCCACCATCGAGGGTGTCATGGAGACCGTCGGACCTGCGGTCGCCGCCGGGCTGGGCCTACCCGCTGACCGGTCACATCTCCTTCCGGGTCACTGCCACCTGCTGGTGGACGGGGTGGGAGGAGAGGAACTGCTGCTCGTGCTCGAGAAGAACGGTGTATGCGCCTCCGCGGCCTCGTCGTGCGCATCGGGCGCGGTCGGCGCATCGCACGTACTGGACGCGATCGGTCTGGGGGCAGTGCCCGCGGCGTCGCTGCGCCTGAGCCTCGGGGTCGACACCACGGACGAGGATGTCGAGGCCACGGTTGCGGCCATGTCCCGCTCGGTGTCGCACATCCGCTCCATTGCTGCCGCAGGCGAGAACGCGGGCCTTCGATGA
- the mnmA gene encoding tRNA 2-thiouridine(34) synthase MnmA produces MRVMAALSGGVDSSVAAAVLLEQGHEVVAATLKLWGGDSDTGCCSVSDVEDARRSAAQLGLDHHVFNYTEEFDRHVVAPYVADHAVGRTPNPCVECNRHLKFDSLLQRAELLGFDAVATGHHARIVEGADGSPRIARGADRAKDQSYVLHPLLEAGLDRVLFPIGSMTKHEVRERAAELGLRTATKPDSQDVCFITRADGRGSFLEQRIDLHPARVVDDSGAEVGGTDAVELVTIGQRRGLNLAGGADRRFATEVDVGNRVVTVGPPEALLTSQQDLEQVTWVPGAGAGTLAAQTSAHGEPRAAHVRAGAVGAATLDWVEPQSRVAPGQSVVLYDGDVVVGGGVAV; encoded by the coding sequence ATGAGGGTGATGGCCGCCCTGTCGGGAGGAGTCGACAGTTCCGTGGCCGCGGCGGTGCTGCTCGAGCAGGGGCACGAAGTCGTGGCGGCAACCCTCAAGCTCTGGGGCGGCGACTCGGACACCGGTTGCTGCTCGGTGAGCGACGTGGAGGACGCTCGCCGCAGCGCCGCGCAGCTGGGACTCGACCACCACGTGTTCAACTACACCGAGGAGTTCGACCGCCATGTGGTCGCCCCGTACGTTGCCGACCACGCGGTCGGTCGCACGCCCAATCCGTGCGTGGAGTGCAACCGCCACCTCAAGTTCGACTCCCTGCTGCAGCGCGCCGAGCTACTCGGCTTCGACGCGGTCGCCACGGGCCACCACGCCCGCATCGTGGAGGGAGCCGACGGATCCCCACGCATCGCCCGCGGCGCCGACCGCGCCAAGGACCAGTCCTACGTACTGCATCCCCTGCTCGAAGCCGGGCTCGACCGGGTGCTGTTCCCGATCGGATCGATGACGAAGCACGAGGTGCGAGAGCGCGCCGCGGAGCTGGGGCTTCGCACCGCCACGAAGCCCGACAGCCAGGACGTTTGCTTCATCACGCGTGCCGATGGACGCGGCAGCTTCCTCGAGCAGCGCATCGACCTGCACCCAGCGCGGGTGGTCGACGACTCGGGGGCAGAGGTGGGCGGCACCGACGCAGTCGAGCTGGTGACCATCGGCCAACGCCGCGGCCTCAACCTCGCCGGCGGCGCGGATCGCCGGTTCGCCACCGAAGTCGACGTGGGCAACCGGGTGGTGACCGTCGGGCCGCCCGAAGCGTTGCTCACATCGCAACAGGACCTGGAGCAGGTGACCTGGGTGCCCGGTGCCGGTGCGGGGACACTGGCCGCACAGACTTCCGCGCACGGAGAACCCCGTGCGGCGCACGTGCGAGCGGGTGCAGTTGGCGCTGCGACGCTGGACTGGGTCGAGCCGCAGAGCCGCGTTGCGCCCGGCCAGAGCGTGGTGCTCTACGACGGCGATGTCGTGGTCGGTGGCGGAGTCGCCGTCTGA
- the ligA gene encoding NAD-dependent DNA ligase LigA encodes MTSGPDPTDPAGRSEWLRGEIRRHDNAYYGQDAPTIPDADYDELIRELRAIEADHPDLVTADSPTQRPGSARRTPFAPVQHTAPMMSLDNAMDSDELRAWGDRTAKRLQEAGLDSEVRFTCELKIDGLAVSIRWENGRYVAAATRGDGRTGEDVTANVGAIEGVPHQLEGDAPPVLEARGEVYMPLAAFDALVARTEADNAEAVEAGRKPRPVPVNPRNAGAGSLRQKDSSVTAGRGLSWWCYQLGPTEGVEQPPSHSAALQWLASMGLPTNPQTLTFASLDEVYDFCAHWVEHRHDLPYEIDGVVVKVDDLHVQAALGATAKAPRWAIAYKLPPEERTTKLLGIDVSVGRTGRATPFAVLEPVFVGGSTVAMATLHNEDQVAAKDVRPGDTVVVRKAGDVIPEVVGPVLERRPKGLRRWKFPTDCPSCGQRLVRAEGEADHRCVNYSCPARRLARISHFASRGAMDIEGLGEKQVELFIELGLLSDVADIYSLDFDAIGELRGYGDKAVANLRESIAASLQRPLANLLFGLNIVHLGPTGAQLLVDSFGSLAAIRVASEEELAAVDGVGPVIAESVHHWFSDPHNSELADRLVAAGVSTETTRPDQAEELEQTLTGRSVVVTGTLDGYSRDEAAAAILARGGKSPGSVSKSTYAVVVGESPGASKLTRAEKLGIAVVDAAGFETLLRTGEV; translated from the coding sequence GTGACCTCGGGCCCGGACCCCACAGACCCAGCTGGCCGCTCCGAGTGGCTGCGCGGTGAGATCAGGCGCCATGACAACGCCTACTACGGCCAGGACGCCCCCACGATCCCCGATGCCGACTACGACGAGCTGATCCGCGAGCTGAGGGCCATCGAAGCCGACCACCCCGATCTGGTCACCGCCGACAGTCCTACCCAGCGACCGGGGTCCGCACGCCGCACCCCCTTCGCACCTGTGCAGCACACGGCTCCGATGATGAGCCTCGACAACGCGATGGACTCCGACGAGCTGCGGGCGTGGGGTGACCGCACGGCGAAGCGACTCCAAGAGGCGGGCCTCGACTCCGAGGTCCGCTTCACCTGTGAGCTGAAGATCGACGGCCTGGCCGTTTCGATCCGCTGGGAGAATGGCCGCTACGTCGCAGCGGCCACACGCGGTGATGGCCGCACGGGTGAAGACGTCACCGCCAACGTCGGAGCCATCGAGGGGGTTCCACATCAGCTGGAGGGTGATGCGCCGCCGGTGCTCGAGGCGCGCGGTGAGGTCTACATGCCCCTTGCCGCATTCGACGCTCTCGTGGCGCGCACCGAGGCCGACAATGCCGAGGCCGTCGAGGCAGGGCGCAAACCGAGGCCGGTGCCCGTCAATCCGCGCAACGCCGGCGCCGGCAGCCTGCGCCAGAAGGACTCCTCGGTCACGGCTGGCCGTGGCCTGTCCTGGTGGTGCTACCAGCTGGGTCCCACCGAAGGGGTCGAGCAACCTCCGAGCCACTCGGCCGCGCTCCAGTGGCTGGCTTCGATGGGCCTGCCCACCAACCCGCAGACATTAACCTTCGCCTCGCTCGATGAGGTCTACGACTTCTGCGCGCACTGGGTGGAGCACCGTCACGACCTGCCCTATGAGATCGACGGCGTGGTGGTGAAGGTCGACGACCTGCACGTGCAGGCGGCGCTCGGCGCCACAGCGAAGGCGCCGCGGTGGGCAATCGCCTACAAGCTGCCGCCAGAGGAACGCACCACGAAGCTGCTCGGCATCGACGTCTCCGTGGGCCGCACCGGCCGCGCCACGCCCTTTGCCGTACTGGAGCCGGTGTTCGTGGGCGGGTCCACCGTCGCCATGGCCACGCTCCACAACGAGGACCAGGTCGCAGCGAAAGACGTGCGGCCCGGCGACACGGTCGTGGTGCGCAAGGCCGGTGACGTGATTCCCGAAGTCGTGGGCCCTGTGCTGGAGCGCCGCCCGAAAGGGTTGCGGCGCTGGAAGTTCCCGACCGACTGCCCCTCGTGCGGGCAACGGCTCGTACGCGCCGAGGGTGAGGCCGACCACCGATGCGTCAACTACAGCTGTCCGGCCCGCAGGCTCGCTCGGATCAGCCACTTCGCGTCGCGCGGTGCGATGGACATCGAAGGGCTGGGCGAGAAGCAGGTCGAGCTGTTCATCGAGTTGGGCCTGCTGTCCGACGTCGCCGACATCTACTCGCTCGACTTCGACGCGATCGGTGAACTGCGGGGCTACGGAGACAAGGCGGTGGCCAACCTGCGCGAGTCGATCGCCGCGTCGTTGCAGCGCCCATTGGCGAACCTGTTGTTCGGCCTCAACATCGTGCACCTGGGTCCCACAGGTGCACAGCTGCTCGTCGACTCGTTCGGGTCGCTGGCCGCGATCCGCGTTGCCTCCGAAGAGGAGTTGGCCGCCGTAGATGGTGTCGGCCCGGTGATCGCCGAGTCGGTACACCACTGGTTCTCGGATCCGCACAACTCCGAGCTGGCCGACCGCCTCGTCGCGGCGGGCGTGAGCACCGAGACCACACGGCCCGATCAGGCCGAGGAACTCGAGCAGACCCTCACCGGTCGCAGCGTGGTGGTGACCGGCACCCTCGATGGCTACAGCCGCGACGAAGCCGCCGCAGCGATCTTGGCCCGTGGAGGCAAGTCGCCCGGCAGTGTGTCGAAGTCCACCTATGCGGTGGTCGTGGGCGAGTCGCCCGGTGCCTCGAAGCTCACCAGAGCCGAGAAGTTGGGCATAGCGGTCGTGGACGCGGCAGGCTTCGAGACGCTGTTGCGAACCGGCGAGGTCTGA
- a CDS encoding HAD family phosphatase, with the protein MGDKQAVIFDFGGVFIDSPFAAMVAAAEERGTSAEELSLAVFGAYDQDTDHPWHRLERGEITMEQAREQIMASHKLPDGSPLDPFEILMVLAGGGVRDEMVGFCRELKQRGLRTSLLTNNAKEFEDFWKPLLPLDELFEDVVDSSEVGMRKPAAAIYELALGRLGLQASQVVFVDDAPGNVDGARAVGITSVLMGQDRGDMAAGIAEVEALLGSG; encoded by the coding sequence ATGGGCGACAAGCAGGCTGTGATCTTCGACTTCGGCGGAGTGTTCATTGACTCCCCGTTCGCCGCCATGGTGGCGGCGGCCGAGGAGCGGGGCACTTCTGCCGAAGAGCTGTCCCTCGCCGTGTTCGGCGCCTACGACCAGGACACGGACCACCCGTGGCATCGTCTCGAACGCGGCGAGATCACGATGGAACAGGCCCGCGAGCAGATCATGGCGAGCCACAAGCTGCCCGACGGTTCACCCCTCGACCCGTTCGAGATCCTGATGGTCCTCGCCGGCGGAGGAGTTCGCGACGAGATGGTCGGGTTCTGCCGGGAGCTGAAGCAGCGAGGCTTGCGCACGTCCCTGCTCACCAACAACGCGAAGGAGTTCGAGGACTTCTGGAAGCCGCTGTTGCCGCTCGATGAGCTCTTCGAGGACGTGGTCGACTCCTCTGAGGTGGGCATGCGCAAGCCCGCCGCGGCGATCTATGAGCTCGCGCTGGGGCGTCTGGGCCTGCAGGCGTCGCAGGTGGTGTTCGTCGACGATGCCCCGGGAAACGTCGACGGTGCGCGTGCGGTCGGCATCACATCGGTGCTGATGGGCCAGGACCGCGGCGACATGGCCGCCGGCATCGCGGAGGTCGAAGCCCTGCTCGGTTCGGGTTGA
- a CDS encoding PASTA domain-containing protein, which translates to MAAAGTSVDTGTVLAGRWVLAQRIGSGASSRVYLAKDLKLDIAVAVKVLHESLAGDESFISQFSEEANSVSVLEHDHIVRFYDAGTHMVDDLEVPWIATAFMGGGSLQSMLDVGRRLSVAQAVAVGRDAARALTVAHEAGIVHRDVKPANLLFDDTGRVALADFGIARAIAAAASTEPIGAVSGTTRYASPEQMQGRAVDGRSDVYSLALVLMESVTGVVPMLADTVAGTVAMRSDSSIDVSVDFGVLREPLLAATETDPWRRCTAADLVSQLNSAVERVGPAQPLDLVALDVSDEDTSELRVGRGAAGVTVLGAVGEVGDDVERSERADDAEPTSGHGESDPDPGEAPGGGSGQGAAAGGAADDDLLIDLSASSAAALAAADDLEPSGEWRADSIAAADEHARLTDAVPSRLGPVEPLDAASAPGSMQEPDRLAKRSRRPALRKVLLVALLVALLAGAGVAGWWFFIRIPTHVVPAWVGDDVAVATEAAEGNGWEVESVQLERRDGTVAGEVLAQQPEPGTELAEGEAVSLTVSEGQTLTAVPALAGVPEADAVAALEAAGLLLGTRSSDFNEDNPAGIVLLFGPAEGSEAPDAEGRLPKGTAIDVFVSDGPAPRTVPGGIVGATRAEAVGAIEGVQLVAEVSTEYSDTVDEGIVISVGVAEGTQVPRDSAVQIVVSDGPRPIIVPNVVGRTGSSAAAALEEAGFTVSGIEGSPTGTVLATDPVAGEARPPGSSVRIFTRQ; encoded by the coding sequence ATGGCGGCGGCTGGGACATCCGTGGACACCGGAACGGTGTTGGCAGGGCGCTGGGTTCTGGCCCAGCGCATCGGAAGCGGCGCGTCGTCACGCGTCTACCTGGCAAAGGACCTCAAGCTCGACATTGCAGTGGCGGTCAAGGTCCTCCACGAGAGCCTGGCCGGCGACGAGAGCTTCATCAGTCAGTTCAGCGAGGAAGCCAATTCGGTCTCGGTGCTCGAACACGACCACATCGTGCGCTTCTATGACGCTGGCACACACATGGTCGACGACCTGGAGGTGCCCTGGATCGCAACGGCCTTCATGGGCGGCGGCAGCCTCCAGTCGATGCTCGACGTGGGTCGCCGACTGTCGGTCGCCCAAGCGGTCGCGGTGGGTCGCGACGCGGCGCGGGCGCTCACGGTCGCCCACGAAGCGGGAATCGTGCACCGCGACGTGAAGCCGGCCAACCTGCTGTTCGACGACACGGGTCGGGTGGCCCTGGCCGACTTCGGAATCGCGCGGGCGATCGCTGCGGCGGCGAGTACGGAACCGATCGGGGCGGTCTCGGGCACCACCCGCTACGCGTCGCCCGAGCAGATGCAGGGTCGGGCCGTCGACGGGCGAAGTGACGTCTACTCGCTCGCACTCGTGCTCATGGAGTCGGTGACCGGCGTCGTGCCCATGCTGGCGGACACCGTTGCGGGAACGGTCGCCATGCGCTCCGACAGCAGCATCGATGTGTCGGTCGACTTCGGGGTCCTGCGCGAACCGCTGCTGGCCGCCACCGAGACCGACCCCTGGCGCCGCTGCACTGCGGCCGACCTCGTGTCGCAGCTCAACTCGGCGGTGGAACGGGTGGGCCCGGCGCAGCCGCTCGATCTCGTGGCGCTGGATGTGTCCGATGAAGACACCTCGGAACTGCGTGTCGGTCGCGGCGCCGCCGGTGTGACCGTGCTGGGAGCGGTCGGGGAGGTCGGCGATGACGTCGAGCGCTCCGAGAGGGCCGATGACGCAGAGCCGACGAGTGGCCACGGCGAATCCGACCCTGATCCCGGCGAGGCGCCCGGTGGGGGTTCCGGCCAGGGAGCCGCAGCCGGTGGCGCCGCGGATGACGACCTGCTGATCGACCTCAGCGCCTCGTCTGCAGCGGCCCTGGCCGCCGCAGACGACCTCGAGCCCTCAGGGGAGTGGCGAGCCGACTCCATCGCTGCGGCTGACGAGCACGCGCGGCTGACCGATGCGGTGCCATCCCGGCTCGGCCCGGTCGAGCCGCTTGATGCGGCAAGCGCCCCGGGGTCGATGCAAGAGCCCGACAGGCTTGCCAAGCGGTCCCGTCGCCCCGCACTCCGCAAGGTCCTGCTGGTCGCACTGTTGGTTGCGCTGCTGGCTGGAGCGGGGGTGGCCGGCTGGTGGTTCTTCATCCGCATACCGACCCACGTTGTGCCGGCCTGGGTCGGCGACGATGTCGCGGTTGCCACCGAGGCGGCCGAAGGCAATGGGTGGGAGGTCGAATCCGTCCAACTGGAGCGCCGCGACGGCACGGTGGCGGGCGAAGTGCTTGCCCAGCAGCCCGAGCCGGGAACGGAGCTCGCCGAGGGTGAGGCGGTGTCGTTGACGGTGTCAGAGGGGCAGACCCTCACTGCCGTTCCGGCACTGGCAGGGGTGCCGGAAGCCGATGCTGTCGCCGCTCTGGAGGCGGCAGGCCTGTTGCTCGGCACCCGCTCCAGTGACTTCAACGAGGACAACCCGGCGGGCATCGTGCTGCTGTTCGGTCCCGCCGAGGGAAGTGAGGCGCCCGACGCCGAGGGGCGCCTTCCGAAGGGAACAGCCATCGACGTCTTCGTGTCCGACGGCCCCGCTCCACGCACCGTGCCCGGAGGGATCGTGGGTGCCACACGGGCCGAGGCCGTGGGCGCGATCGAGGGCGTGCAGCTCGTGGCCGAAGTGAGCACCGAGTACAGCGACACCGTCGACGAAGGAATCGTGATCAGTGTCGGCGTCGCGGAAGGCACTCAGGTGCCCCGCGACTCCGCGGTACAGATCGTCGTGTCCGACGGGCCGCGTCCGATCATCGTGCCAAACGTGGTGGGTCGCACCGGGTCCTCTGCTGCCGCCGCGCTCGAAGAGGCAGGGTTCACCGTCTCGGGCATCGAGGGCTCACCCACCGGAACGGTGCTGGCCACCGATCCCGTCGCCGGTGAGGCACGCCCACCCGGCTCGTCGGTGCGCATCTTCACGAGGCAGTGA
- a CDS encoding MFS transporter, which yields MTPSEQEDLDPAIAVAIEAPGVDEEAVMPWSILLRRWGKRREVADDPGRKGPSPWLVTWTVLLGALGVASSITILAVSRPAIADDLGTSASTLVWLISGPTIAVALTGTVAGKLGDLHGQRRVYLIGMFGASALSLCAALAWSGGSLITFRVVGATIGAATGPSSLAIINQLFAREDRSRALGFWSLVVAGGPVLGLVIGGPLVEAVGWRAIFWFQTPLLLAAALVAWVVLPETKRHRNVHFDVRGQVALIVSLGALLFAIDRASVWGLSNPWVVGGLVVFPLAGWWFLRIEGRVEHPLIPLPWLRKRAFAVPVVVGFFIQFGYMGGFILTPKLMAEVRGLGADAVALMMIPRPLTFAIAGPIAGLLAHRISARTTVVSGLASLAVSLFAFAWVSPDPGTAVVVVALTLSGFGIGAAQPRLASAVANSVDDTDLGIAGAAQLLVAQVGTTLGMNGLEAVQVATVDSAGLGGSYRNAYLLGAAFAVVGLVIAMFLVDIGADRAGGRRKPSPPS from the coding sequence GTGACGCCCAGCGAGCAAGAGGACCTGGATCCCGCGATCGCGGTCGCGATCGAGGCACCCGGGGTCGACGAAGAGGCCGTGATGCCCTGGTCGATCCTGCTGCGGCGCTGGGGCAAGCGTCGGGAAGTCGCCGATGACCCGGGCCGCAAGGGGCCCTCGCCGTGGCTGGTCACGTGGACAGTGCTGCTCGGCGCCCTCGGTGTGGCGAGCTCGATCACGATCCTCGCGGTGAGCCGTCCGGCCATTGCGGATGATCTCGGCACCAGTGCATCCACCCTCGTCTGGCTGATCTCCGGGCCGACGATTGCGGTGGCGCTGACCGGCACGGTCGCGGGGAAGCTGGGTGACCTCCACGGCCAGCGGCGCGTCTACCTGATCGGCATGTTCGGCGCCTCGGCCCTCTCGCTGTGCGCCGCCCTGGCCTGGTCGGGTGGATCGCTCATCACATTCCGCGTGGTGGGAGCCACGATCGGGGCCGCGACCGGGCCCAGTTCACTGGCGATCATCAACCAGTTGTTCGCGCGCGAGGACCGGTCGCGGGCACTCGGATTCTGGTCACTGGTCGTCGCCGGTGGGCCGGTCCTTGGCCTGGTCATCGGTGGGCCGCTCGTGGAAGCGGTCGGGTGGCGGGCCATCTTCTGGTTCCAGACGCCACTGCTGCTGGCGGCCGCACTGGTTGCGTGGGTCGTGCTGCCGGAGACCAAGCGCCATCGCAACGTGCATTTCGACGTGCGGGGCCAGGTCGCACTGATCGTCTCGCTGGGCGCCTTGCTGTTCGCGATCGACCGTGCGTCGGTGTGGGGGCTGTCGAACCCGTGGGTGGTTGGTGGACTGGTGGTGTTCCCCCTTGCAGGTTGGTGGTTCCTGCGGATCGAGGGGCGCGTCGAACACCCGCTGATTCCGCTGCCCTGGCTGCGAAAGCGGGCGTTTGCGGTGCCGGTCGTCGTCGGCTTCTTCATCCAGTTCGGCTACATGGGCGGGTTCATACTCACCCCGAAGCTGATGGCGGAAGTGCGCGGCCTCGGGGCCGACGCGGTAGCGCTGATGATGATCCCGCGGCCGCTCACGTTCGCGATCGCGGGCCCGATTGCCGGGCTGCTGGCGCACCGCATCTCGGCGCGCACCACTGTCGTGTCTGGTCTGGCCTCGCTCGCGGTGTCGTTGTTCGCCTTCGCCTGGGTGTCGCCAGATCCGGGCACCGCAGTGGTGGTTGTGGCGCTCACACTGTCGGGCTTCGGCATCGGCGCCGCCCAACCGCGTCTTGCGTCCGCGGTGGCCAACTCCGTGGACGACACCGACCTCGGCATAGCCGGCGCGGCCCAGCTCCTCGTGGCGCAGGTCGGCACCACACTCGGCATGAACGGACTGGAGGCGGTGCAGGTCGCGACCGTCGACTCGGCGGGTCTCGGTGGCTCGTACCGCAACGCGTACCTGCTGGGCGCCGCGTTCGCCGTTGTCGGCCTCGTCATTGCGATGTTCCTGGTGGACATCGGTGCGGACCGGGCTGGGGGGCGCCGCAAGCCGTCGCCACCCAGCTGA
- a CDS encoding SCP2 sterol-binding domain-containing protein, translating into MAKYQFLSDEWLEGAKKIRHELSADAGPPPHSIRMNQVITEVPFGDGSIDAHMDTSGGEMQMDVGHIEDPELTVTLDYATAKAILVDGNPQAGMQAFMAGKIKVEGDMTKMMVLQQAPTDPAAAEAAEKIAAAIKDITED; encoded by the coding sequence ATGGCCAAGTACCAGTTCCTGAGCGACGAGTGGCTCGAGGGAGCCAAGAAGATCCGACACGAGCTGAGCGCAGATGCCGGGCCACCCCCGCATTCGATCCGGATGAACCAGGTCATCACCGAGGTTCCCTTCGGTGACGGCTCCATCGACGCCCACATGGACACCTCCGGCGGCGAGATGCAGATGGACGTAGGCCACATCGAGGATCCCGAGCTCACAGTCACCCTCGACTACGCAACCGCCAAGGCGATCCTCGTCGATGGCAACCCACAGGCGGGCATGCAGGCGTTCATGGCCGGCAAGATCAAGGTTGAGGGCGACATGACCAAGATGATGGTCCTGCAGCAGGCCCCCACCGACCCGGCGGCCGCCGAGGCAGCGGAGAAGATCGCCGCCGCCATCAAGGACATCACCGAGGACTGA
- a CDS encoding alpha/beta fold hydrolase, translating to MADVIDGAEPWSAEGGPVGVLVLHGFTGNPSSVRGLAEAFAGAGYSVEMPRLPGHGTSIEDLMDKTWADWSAEAEAALGRLAQRTQTQFVAGLSMGGSITCWLGINHPELAGLICINPAVAPSEDMSAVVEQLVEAGEAVMPGIGSDIAMPGVTESAYVDTPLAPLLSLFAASGEIGPHLGEVEQPLLLFTSPEDHVVPSTDSDFLAAAVSGPVERVTCERSYHVATQDYDKELINERSLEFVARISGD from the coding sequence ATGGCCGATGTCATCGACGGAGCAGAACCATGGAGCGCGGAAGGCGGGCCTGTCGGCGTGCTGGTGCTGCACGGCTTCACCGGCAACCCCAGTTCGGTCCGCGGCCTGGCCGAGGCTTTCGCCGGCGCCGGCTACTCGGTGGAGATGCCACGGCTGCCGGGGCACGGCACATCGATCGAGGATCTCATGGACAAGACCTGGGCTGACTGGTCGGCCGAGGCGGAGGCCGCCCTCGGGCGCCTCGCCCAGCGTACGCAAACGCAGTTCGTGGCAGGTCTGTCGATGGGGGGATCCATCACGTGCTGGCTGGGGATCAACCACCCTGAGCTCGCCGGACTCATCTGCATCAACCCCGCGGTCGCGCCGAGCGAGGACATGAGCGCTGTGGTCGAGCAGCTCGTCGAGGCGGGCGAGGCGGTCATGCCTGGTATCGGCTCGGACATCGCGATGCCGGGCGTCACCGAGTCGGCCTACGTCGACACGCCCCTTGCGCCGTTGCTGTCACTGTTCGCGGCCTCCGGCGAGATCGGCCCTCACCTCGGTGAGGTGGAGCAGCCACTGCTGCTGTTCACTAGCCCTGAGGACCACGTGGTGCCGTCGACTGACAGCGACTTCCTGGCGGCCGCAGTCTCGGGCCCGGTGGAGCGGGTGACGTGTGAGCGCAGCTACCACGTGGCCACCCAGGACTACGACAAGGAACTGATCAACGAGCGGTCCCTCGAGTTCGTCGCACGGATCAGCGGCGACTGA